The Erigeron canadensis isolate Cc75 chromosome 1, C_canadensis_v1, whole genome shotgun sequence genome segment TGCATCAGCAATCTGcaaatttatacaaatattaatattcaTGAAACATTTAACTCACACTAACATAGAGAGCTCAATGTTACTTACGACTTGCAACAGAAGACATTTCAAGACTGGTTGTTCAGTTCTGCGTAACCGCTCAACTGTGAGTCTAATATATGGTTCAACCCAATGATCCACCTGGCCCTTGCAGTTCTGGAACACGACTTCAATAAGCTTAGGTGCAGGTTCGACATCATGGTCTTCTAAGTTTTTATCATTCAATACCTGGCAACACAGACAAAAAAGTGATCAAATAATATAAGACAAGAAATAATTAGGTAAATAGGTAGATAGATATTGTGACATACGTTAGAAAGCATATTCCATAAACTTTGCTGGTAATCTGGCTCCTTGCATCCAAGATAATGTGCCGTTCCCCTGGAAATATAATTGTCCAGTGGGACAAGAATATCTACACAgaaacaaaatccaaaagaaCCAAAGAAAGTAAACATGTGTGAAGATTAttcatttatatgtataaataagtTGAGATGTTAATATATGGAACTAGAATGACATACTTGGAAAGAAATCAATAGCCCAATCCGCCAAAGCTCCCATGAGTAATGGCCAAAGGCTCCACATCCCCATAGATATTGAAGGGGATATAAAGGTCATGTACGAAGCAATTTCTAAAACTTCTTCAAATACGTCTGCAAAATATTCAGAGATTACAAATGTTAAACAATAACAGGAAACCAACTTTGACAGAAAAATATCAGGCAAATTGTATAAAAAAGCAACCATGGTTTAAATTCAGTTTTGGGTAAGCATATTCGTTTTTGCCTATATAAAGGTATATAACTTTCAGACTTACGACAAACTAAACCTCAATTTTCAAAATACTTAATCTCTTATAATCTGGACCGTTTAACATGTTGGTAACTTTGTTCAAGTTATCTGTATTCTAGTGCGGTGCTGGAAGGCCTTCATTACCCTGCATGAAGACTTTTTGAAAGTCTGGGCCTATATGTGAGCACAAATAAAATACGCAATGCAAAATAGACACCAGAACAAAGTTTATCACCTATTTATTCAGCTTGACTGAAATATATCCATTGAAATCACAGCTTAACTTAGAGCAAAGGTACCTTTATCATTTGGATAAATTACCTACCTTGGCCATCACTGGTAAGCATGCGCTGCATTATTGGAAGAACTGTTGGCTCAATATGAGCAAAAAGGTGAGGAAGTTTGCTGACTGATTCGAGAATCGTGCTAATGGCGCGTAAACAACCAGCAGCTGCCAAACCACCAGGTTCATCGGCGTCATCATCAGCTTCAAGGGTGTTCATACACCTCCAAAATGCATCCCCCTgtataaaacaaaaagtaagAGTGaggaaaatataaaattaaagtaactagcacattacatatatattttttcatatatataaatcttaataTCTTACTAGCTTCTGGCATAAGCCAATAGCATAAGGTGCCATCTCCTCTCCAAATTTGTCAACGACAGTCTCAAGAGTAAACACCAGATCCTCGTTTTCAACTTCATCCATAAGCTTGAAAAACTCTGCATGTGTGAGATAAATTTAACCAACTATAcgacataaataaataagttaccACCATGCCTTTCCTCAGAATAATACCGTCAAGCAGTTGTGGAAGTATCTGCCGAATTTCACTTAGATCTTTGCAAGCTTCCACAAAAGAACGCAATGCAAAAACAGAATCAATACGAACAGGCAGCTCAGGGTCCCGCATCCCAGAAACAACACATTGTAGTGCTTTGCGGAAATTATTAGGGTCAGAGAAATCAATATGTGCATATTGTCCTGCGACCCATGCAGCCTAACATTGAAATGAGTGACAATATAGGAAATGAGATTATAATCGAAACTCAAGTATCACTTGAATCATTCATCCTATTTATCagatgtgtatatgtatgtatacatgcCTTTACCAGAAAGTATATCACCGTTTATTGAAAGATTATAGAAGATGGGAAATGAAGTAAGAAACTTACCTTTGCTCTGAGATGACCTACAGGACTACTGAACTCCGGGAAAACATGCTGCACCAACATACGTTCAAGCTCAGATTTATATGGTTCAGTCTGTTTCAGTTTATCACATAGGGCGCCAATAGCAAGAAGAGCCCCATCCTTTTGCCGATAAGGTTTAAACTCAATTGGGGCATCCTCGTATctgatcaaaacaaaaaaaataaaataaaaaaattgcaaTTCTAATTTATCATGTATGTTATTCAAAGTGAATTACCTCTTGAAAATCCCCACGATAAACAATATGAACTTTTGAAGGTTCTCTTTTCCACGTTTTCTCACCAACTCACTAACAAAGTCTATTGCAGCAGTCCTGGGACTGTATAGATCTTCGATTATATCTGTAGCAAAAAAACAATGTTTGGTGATTAGGACCTCATCTAGCCTAGACATACATTACAATCACGTGTGCTGAAGACTAACCATAACCCTTTCTGACATATTCATGGGGATCTTCCTCCCATAGCTTCTGATCATTGTCATTGAAACACACCAATGGGAATATTATCTCAAAAAGAATAACGTCTAGTCTTGCTTGAAGTAGATTGTACATAGTAGTCTTTGAAACACTACAGAGAAGAAAATTAAGGTTTGTAACTCTGTCAGGTATATAGCCGGAAGTATGCTTAGAAAAGATGTAAGTAGTTACAAATTGGAAGTACCTCGTACTCATGTATTGCAAAATAAGGTTGGTAACTCTATCAGGCAAATAGCCACCAACGCGAATCACCTCCAACAGGTTTACATGGCATTCTAAAATCTTTCCagcataatttttttgaaaattttgtgcAAAAGCTTTGTTCTCTGGGTCTTGCAGTTTTACATCTCCAAACCTGTGGAACAGCCAGATTTTGAGATGTTACAATGTATCCCCTGTCTTAGAAAGATACTTGAATTTAACTTAGACCATAACTCACCGAGTGTAGAGACGATTTAGTATATGGGCTGTCCACTTTTTTACTTTCCACCAGCCCCATGACTTGCGAAGATCTGGATCAGCCGGTTGGCCCTCTATTGGAACAGGCCGCTCCAATATAACTAAGAAAAGAACCATCCAATCATTGAATGCATTTGGGTCATACAGTTTCTTGGGTATCTCCAGCTGCACAACGGTAGTAATACACTTggttataaaaagatatttcaACAGCCAAATATGTAGTAATCTCTGATGTGTTTATAAATTGTCACTCaacacaccaaaaaaaaaaaaattctttcaaaTGAAGAGCATATTGGTAACTTACATAAATGGAAGACCAGAATATCTTGCAAATGAGTTTAATCATATCAGCTATGTCTATAGATGGATTTTCTATCTGAACAAGCTTGTTGAAGATATTTAGTAAATGAGGAAATGTCTCCTCCACCATGTGATGGACAGGGGTCCTCTCCTCATCCGACTTGAACCTGTAAATAGCAAAGAATGTAGCACCATGTCAAAATTATATTAACTCAAACAAACGAATATCATTTAACATTTCCATTGAAGATCTACAAAAGAACATGCTTGAGCGAAATAGATACTTACTCATATTTTCTAGAAAGAACCCTGAGCACAAATAAAGCTCCGTAGACTTGCTGGTCTTGCAAATTATGTGTGACCCACTGCAAAAGACTTGGCCATTGCTCAGGATAATCGGCATGTATAATTGTCTTGAGACATACGCCCAGTTGTACTCTGTAAATGGAAACTTAACATCAATGAAGAGTAAAGGAAAACAAAAGGCCAGAGacaaaataactaaaaagaaCTATTATAACCTTAACAATGGAGGAACTTGTGCTATAAAAACAAGAATATTTTGCCGCACCAAGTCTTTATCACTTGGCAGAATCTTTGATTGTTCCTCTATGGATAAGAAACATTAGaagattaaaatatatattaatacaatCATGTATACCAAGTACATCTCATGCTCTGAAGTCTGAACTCGAGGGATGCATTATGAGTATTCTTGTAATTGTACCGAATATGCCTCAAGTAGAGGCGGCGGTTTCAACCCATATTTATGATCTgattgat includes the following:
- the LOC122582308 gene encoding importin beta-like SAD2; its protein translation is MDLASLSAVLQAALSPNPAQRKAAEDTLNHYQYAPQHLLRLLQIIVDGNCDMAVRQVASIQFKNFIAKNWSPFNPEEQSKILPSDKDLVRQNILVFIAQVPPLLRVQLGVCLKTIIHADYPEQWPSLLQWVTHNLQDQQVYGALFVLRVLSRKYEFKSDEERTPVHHMVEETFPHLLNIFNKLVQIENPSIDIADMIKLICKIFWSSIYLEIPKKLYDPNAFNDWMVLFLVILERPVPIEGQPADPDLRKSWGWWKVKKWTAHILNRLYTRFGDVKLQDPENKAFAQNFQKNYAGKILECHVNLLEVIRVGGYLPDRVTNLILQYMSTSVSKTTMYNLLQARLDVILFEIIFPLVCFNDNDQKLWEEDPHEYVRKGYDIIEDLYSPRTAAIDFVSELVRKRGKENLQKFILFIVGIFKRYEDAPIEFKPYRQKDGALLAIGALCDKLKQTEPYKSELERMLVQHVFPEFSSPVGHLRAKAAWVAGQYAHIDFSDPNNFRKALQCVVSGMRDPELPVRIDSVFALRSFVEACKDLSEIRQILPQLLDEFFKLMDEVENEDLVFTLETVVDKFGEEMAPYAIGLCQKLGDAFWRCMNTLEADDDADEPGGLAAAGCLRAISTILESVSKLPHLFAHIEPTVLPIMQRMLTSDGQDVFEEVLEIASYMTFISPSISMGMWSLWPLLMGALADWAIDFFPNILVPLDNYISRGTAHYLGCKEPDYQQSLWNMLSNVLNDKNLEDHDVEPAPKLIEVVFQNCKGQVDHWVEPYIRLTVERLRRTEQPVLKCLLLQVIADALYYNASLTLMILQKIGVITEIFNLWFQMLQQTKKSGLRANFKREHDKKVCCLGLTSLLPLPAGQLPEEALDRIFKATLELLVAYKDQVAEAEKEKPEDDNDDDMDDDDDDDDNDDDEEADSSRLQKLASQENTFHSDDDDSDDDSSDDEELQSPIDEVDPFVFFVDTIKVLQACDPVRFQNLTARLDINYQTLATGVAQHAEQRRVEIEKEKLESVTVAAAAS